A window from Flavobacterium gyeonganense encodes these proteins:
- a CDS encoding HmuY family protein has product MKTQFLKLSFLALFIFTASCSSDDDNNDTIPAVETIKVSDLPAPQTGGQGQPVGGEFTKFSFSENKIVTTDKWDIAFRGTVIIVNGGAKYNAEDAGEPSRTGSGAVSIVSGAFASVTTFPVANTFTQDAASVYAFPTSGANAWYDYNGQTHIITAKAGKVFVVKTHDGKYAKVEFLSYYKGAPATPTATSESRFYTFNFAYQANSTTTF; this is encoded by the coding sequence ATGAAAACACAATTCTTAAAACTTTCATTTTTAGCATTATTTATTTTTACAGCATCTTGCAGTAGTGACGATGATAATAACGATACGATTCCGGCTGTTGAAACTATAAAAGTTTCTGATCTTCCGGCGCCACAAACAGGCGGGCAAGGACAGCCAGTTGGAGGTGAATTCACAAAATTCAGTTTTTCTGAAAATAAAATTGTCACTACAGATAAATGGGACATCGCATTCCGTGGTACAGTAATTATCGTAAATGGAGGAGCTAAATATAATGCTGAAGATGCAGGTGAACCATCAAGAACAGGATCAGGTGCTGTGAGTATTGTTTCTGGAGCATTTGCCAGTGTTACAACATTTCCGGTTGCAAACACTTTCACTCAGGATGCGGCTTCAGTGTATGCATTTCCAACTTCAGGAGCAAATGCTTGGTATGATTATAACGGACAGACTCATATAATTACCGCCAAAGCAGGAAAGGTATTTGTTGTAAAAACTCACGATGGTAAATATGCAAAAGTTGAATTTTTAAGCTATTACAAAGGAGCTCCGGCAACTCCAACTGCAACATCTGAATCCAGATTCTATACTTTTAACTTCGCATATCAGGCAAATAGTACTACAACATTCTAA
- a CDS encoding YceI family protein has protein sequence MKEIIISALFLLAGNVVFSQKMITRTGEVKFEASMPAFEEVAATNKTTSCILEKSTGDFVALTLIKSFKFKAPLMEEHFNENYMESSQYPKATFKGKILNFDAKKLSASKTAYDLEGDLTIHGVTKKIKTKINLTLNGAKILASSAISVKPQDYKIEIPSLVKGKIAENVKVAMNFVLEAN, from the coding sequence ATGAAAGAAATAATAATATCTGCATTGTTTTTATTAGCGGGAAACGTAGTTTTTTCGCAAAAGATGATCACCAGAACCGGTGAAGTAAAATTTGAAGCTTCCATGCCTGCTTTTGAGGAGGTAGCGGCGACTAATAAAACAACCTCCTGCATTCTTGAAAAAAGTACAGGTGACTTTGTAGCCCTCACCCTGATAAAATCATTCAAATTCAAAGCACCTTTAATGGAAGAACATTTTAATGAAAATTATATGGAATCTTCCCAATATCCAAAAGCGACTTTTAAAGGAAAGATTTTAAATTTTGATGCCAAAAAATTGTCTGCTTCAAAAACAGCTTACGATTTAGAAGGTGATTTAACCATTCATGGTGTTACTAAAAAAATAAAAACCAAAATCAATCTTACCTTAAACGGGGCCAAAATTCTGGCATCTAGTGCAATTTCAGTTAAACCACAGGATTACAAAATTGAAATTCCAAGCCTGGTAAAAGGAAAAATTGCCGAAAACGTAAAAGTTGCCATGAATTTCGTTCTTGAAGCTAATTAA
- a CDS encoding DUF5777 family beta-barrel protein, producing the protein MRNFLSFVLVFFLTANLFAQDDLLNQLDTIKSDEKQIEIAAFKGLQIGNMQSTKLPAKGEWYMLVSHRFGDLSEGFNNFFGLDNALTKFGGIYGVTNWLSFGATRHTYNKIYEVTAKYKMANQEVNGFPVTIVGYNTMDINSALEKEIYPNIQFSDRLAFTTQLLVSRKVNEKLSVELGLINVYKNLYDDSIEQQNVFSAAGGLRYKIAKRMSVNLEYAARVITEEKATDPYHNPLTVGLDIETGGHIFQLVFSNSQPMNDVAVFSTASGDWNKGKIYFGFNMYRSF; encoded by the coding sequence AAGCTTTGTGCTTGTGTTTTTTTTAACGGCAAATCTATTTGCCCAGGACGATTTGCTAAATCAGTTAGACACCATTAAATCAGATGAAAAACAAATAGAAATTGCCGCTTTCAAAGGTTTGCAGATAGGTAACATGCAATCTACAAAGCTACCTGCAAAAGGAGAATGGTATATGCTTGTTTCACACCGTTTTGGTGATTTATCTGAAGGATTTAATAATTTCTTTGGTTTAGATAATGCCCTTACAAAATTTGGCGGAATCTATGGTGTAACAAACTGGCTAAGCTTTGGTGCTACACGCCATACCTATAATAAAATCTATGAAGTTACAGCCAAATATAAAATGGCGAATCAGGAAGTAAACGGATTTCCTGTTACAATTGTGGGATATAATACGATGGATATCAATAGCGCACTGGAAAAAGAAATATATCCGAACATTCAATTTTCGGATCGTTTGGCTTTTACAACTCAATTGCTAGTTTCCAGAAAAGTAAATGAAAAGCTTTCTGTCGAATTGGGACTTATTAATGTTTACAAAAATTTATACGACGATTCAATTGAACAGCAAAATGTATTTTCTGCAGCAGGAGGGTTACGATATAAAATTGCCAAAAGAATGAGCGTTAATCTTGAATACGCCGCGCGTGTCATTACAGAAGAAAAAGCTACAGACCCCTATCATAATCCGCTTACAGTTGGTTTAGATATAGAAACCGGGGGACACATTTTTCAACTCGTATTCTCAAACAGCCAGCCTATGAATGATGTTGCAGTATTCTCAACTGCGTCAGGAGACTGGAATAAAGGAAAGATTTATTTTGGATTTAACATGTACAGATCCTTTTAA
- a CDS encoding ankyrin repeat domain-containing protein, with the protein MKKLVLLTMLLFFSISKAQDKTVFDVARNGTLAEIQNLNKSNPDLINSLNENKTSPLILACYRGNLEVAQFLIENVKDINYNSDMGTALMAATYKNQPQLVKLLLEKKANPNATDANGITALSLAVQFKNTELVKMLLDYKADKTIKDNKGKTAFEYAVFSQNEPIINLLK; encoded by the coding sequence ATGAAAAAATTAGTATTGCTTACAATGTTGCTTTTCTTTTCTATTTCTAAAGCACAAGACAAAACCGTTTTTGATGTTGCAAGAAACGGAACTTTAGCAGAGATTCAAAACCTAAACAAATCAAACCCGGATTTAATCAATTCGCTTAACGAAAATAAAACAAGTCCGTTGATCCTGGCTTGCTACAGAGGAAACCTTGAAGTTGCGCAATTTTTAATAGAAAATGTAAAAGATATTAACTACAATTCTGATATGGGAACGGCTCTAATGGCGGCAACGTATAAAAACCAGCCACAATTAGTAAAACTATTATTAGAGAAAAAAGCAAATCCAAATGCAACAGATGCAAACGGAATAACAGCATTGTCACTCGCTGTTCAATTTAAGAATACTGAATTAGTAAAAATGCTTTTAGATTATAAAGCGGATAAAACAATTAAAGATAACAAAGGAAAAACAGCATTTGAATATGCTGTTTTTTCTCAAAATGAACCCATCATTAACCTTTTAAAATAA
- a CDS encoding T9SS type A sorting domain-containing protein has protein sequence MKKITLLTFLLIGISCFAQQKSTGDVTLSNNMTANLTLNNNTSKATIKLTGPSDRWFALQFGNFANGGGMVSGQDLIYSNGSTLVDARQNGVGVTPSTDATQNWTVTSNTVVSGIRTIIAERNFSTGDANDYTFNYTNTTIDFAWAKNSSAGQSLNNHGGNRGYAIDTALSTTLGVEDFGLKASSISPNPSNGNFTIETKTGLDKINVYSLVGTLVESIEVKNKANTVDVSLKSLQSGIYLIELQNDQEKTWKKIIIK, from the coding sequence ATGAAAAAAATTACTCTTTTAACTTTTTTATTAATTGGTATAAGCTGTTTTGCCCAGCAAAAATCGACAGGAGATGTTACTTTGTCAAATAATATGACAGCCAATTTAACATTAAATAACAACACATCAAAAGCCACTATTAAACTCACCGGCCCTTCTGATAGATGGTTTGCTTTGCAGTTTGGAAATTTTGCAAATGGTGGTGGTATGGTCTCAGGACAAGATTTAATATACTCAAACGGGAGCACTCTGGTTGATGCAAGACAAAACGGAGTTGGCGTTACTCCAAGTACAGATGCTACACAAAACTGGACTGTAACTTCTAATACCGTAGTCTCCGGAATTAGAACTATAATAGCAGAACGAAATTTTTCAACCGGTGATGCAAATGATTATACCTTTAATTATACAAACACTACTATAGATTTTGCATGGGCCAAAAATAGCTCTGCCGGACAATCACTAAACAATCATGGAGGAAACCGCGGATATGCTATAGATACAGCTTTATCTACTACTTTGGGTGTAGAAGATTTTGGGTTAAAAGCATCTTCAATTTCTCCAAATCCATCAAACGGAAATTTTACCATTGAAACGAAAACAGGTTTAGATAAAATAAATGTATATTCTTTAGTAGGGACACTTGTTGAGAGTATTGAAGTAAAAAACAAAGCTAATACTGTTGATGTATCATTGAAAAGTTTGCAATCTGGAATTTACCTAATAGAATTGCAAAACGATCAGGAAAAAACGTGGAAAAAAATAATTATCAAATAG